The nucleotide window GTCCACCCGTGCGCGATGTGCGCTATGCGACCACGGACAATTTCACCCACACCCGGCTCTATCCCCTGACGAAAGTGTTTCTCCATCGCGACACGGCACGCGCGTTGGAGGAGGTGCAAGCTGATCTCGCCTTACGCGGGCTCGGCTTGAAAATCTTCGATGGCTACCGCCCTCTCTCGGTGCAGTGGAAAATGTGGAATCTGATCCACGATGAACGCTACGTTTCCAATCCTGCGGTCAACCGCGGCCGCCATACGCGGGGCACGGCGGTGGATGTGACGTTGGTCGATCGACGTGGCCGCGAACTGCCGATGGGCACGGCTTTCGATGATTTCACCGACCGCGCGCATCCGGATTATGCCGCACTGCCGGAAGCGGTGAAGAGAAACCGCCGCCTACTCGCGGAAATCATGACGCGCCATGGTTTTGAAGCTTATCCCTATGAATGGTGGCACTTCGATCTGAAGGGCTGGAAACGCTATCCCGTGCTCGACATCGGCATCGACCGGTTGGCGGCAGGACGGTGAACCTCTTGTAGCCGGACTGGTAACAGTTCGGGCTGGGAAGATGAACCCTTGGCAAGAAACGCCGCTGCTCGGGGATGACCGAAGTGTATCGGAAGGCATCGCTCGTCCACCCAGCCTGAA belongs to Luteolibacter ambystomatis and includes:
- a CDS encoding M15 family metallopeptidase; translation: MDAWSRWCLLLTGAFASCSPRLVDVEAMHRPPVRDVRYATTDNFTHTRLYPLTKVFLHRDTARALEEVQADLALRGLGLKIFDGYRPLSVQWKMWNLIHDERYVSNPAVNRGRHTRGTAVDVTLVDRRGRELPMGTAFDDFTDRAHPDYAALPEAVKRNRRLLAEIMTRHGFEAYPYEWWHFDLKGWKRYPVLDIGIDRLAAGR